Part of the Lolium rigidum isolate FL_2022 chromosome 6, APGP_CSIRO_Lrig_0.1, whole genome shotgun sequence genome, CAGTAGGCATGTTTCGAACCATTCAGCTCCCATTCGCCAGTCGATACCCATGTCCCGGACCAAAAATGAGCAGACAATCTACATATAAATGATGGAATCTATAAATGACTGGGTGATGGGACAAGATGGTCTGCAGTGTTATACCCTCACTGAGTATGCCAAATGCTACCTGACGGCCACGGTTGGACATGAAACCAGTAGCTAAAAGCTCCTTCATGTTGGCATCAATAAGCGGGTACCTGGATTTCACCATGACAATTGAGAAGGTATGACGAGCAGCAGAAAGATAGGAATAGTTCGGAGTATGTTGTACCCAGTCCGACCATCTCTCCAAGATTCAAACAGTGTCTGATCTTGACTCCACTTGGAAACTACTTTCCTTGGACCTCCTACGACAATTACAAAAGGATTATGCTCTTTCGTTGGCTAAATGCGACCTTTTCTTTTCAAGATGAAACAGTAGTGCACTCTTTTTGTAATAACTGAGGAAGGCAAAATTCCGAATGCCACTTTTTTCAGAGTGTGGTATCTAAGGACATGAGAGACAACCGTATCATTACCTAAGTGGAAAATGGAGTTCCCATATTTCTCTGAAAGAAATCTGAAGTAATCTCTCCATATCAGCTCAAATAATACCCTGAAGCCATTGGCATGTCAGTAAAGGCAGTTCAAACTATAAATTCGAGCACTCCTGACAAACAACTTCAGCATGAAATTAGGCCAGAGAGGCACACACTGACCAGTATGTGGAATCATTTGCCACTCTCTGCTTCTCATATCTCTTCACCTGCATAATGACTGAACTTTTTTAGCCGGAGAGAGAGCTAACAATTTGTCCGAGCAACCATTAAATCTTCACCTCTTCGCAAACGTAGCGTGGTGAAAGGCTGCCCGAAGCAAGCCAGGGAGAGAACTTGGTGGAGTAGTCTGGACCAAGCATGCCATTCCTAGTCTCTTTGTAGACTTTCAGCTGATCATTCTTCCAGAAGTATTCATGAACCCTTCCCAGAGCTGCACTTTCTCCTCCTATGAAATACATCCCCTTCTCTGGCTACATAGAGAAGCAAAAAGTAACAAAAAATTCAGAAGCATATCTACCAAGGAGCAACGGAGTGGTGAAAGTTAGGATAATACAGTTAACTGAACCTGCCTTTGTAACACTTAGACCAAGTGACTCCAGTGTAGGTACTGACCCCCACCCTCCAATCTCAGCAACACCAGAACTAGGGGCCGGCCCGAGCGAAGGTGGCAACTTGCTGCAGCTCCGACCGGAAGACTTCGACTCGACTGCCTGGCGAAAGCAGTTCCATCACAACAATAGCCACCAGCCTTTGCAATTTACAGGGCAATCAAGATGAACGGAGTTGCTACCTTTCTAAACTGCGTGTATACGTCTGGCAAGTTGCTCACGGGGAACGGAAGATCATCGATGTGGTACATTGTCGCTCCCCAGATGAGCTGAAGCTTGGGGTTCAGAGGTTTATTCTGGTTAGATGGTGTTCCAACTTGAGGGATAACCACCTGCTCCAAGCCTCTGCGCACGAGGAGTTCAACGAGGAGTTCCTCGCTGCAGGTTTCCTTGTGAGCGTAGACCTGCAGATACACCACTTTCTGTGTATTGGTCTGAGATTCCTAACCTCAATCTAGTACCCTAGGTAGGACCCAGAAATTCCACCTCAAACTGAAATAACGACATGATTGTGCACAGATACTGAGATACACCACTTGCTGCCTTAATCTGACGTGTCTGGTCTGAATTCAGTGCTCCCAGACCCGGATTTCAAATATCACACTGAACTAACTGGCTCAAGGATATGGTTGTGCAGATAGTCTTACCGTGTGTGCGCTGACAGACTTCACAATAGAAGGGAGGACGTCTTCAGGCTTGCCGTGCCGgatgagcaggtcgaggccccgcttCTGCAGATTTCGCTTCAGGTCCCCCAAGCACTCAATCAGGAACTGAGCCCTCAACGCTGAAACAACAGTCATTCGCGGTCAGGATCAAACACCATTGTTCAGAACCCCAACAAATCACCTAAATTCCGATTTAGGAAACTTCCAGCTTAAAATCGGCCTATCAGGGGCGAGAAATCGGCGTGCTCCGACCACCAAATGCAGCAGGAAGGGGCCGGTCTCTCACCTCCGGTCTTGGGGAACCCGAAGCGGTGGGTGGCGCCGCCGAGGACCCGGGGGTCGACGCAGTACACGGGGAGGACGGCCTCGGAGGCCGCCCACGCGCGCGCCAGCGCCTCGTTGTCCAGCACCCGGAGGTCGTTCCTGAACCACACCACGGCGACGCCGCTGCCTGCCCGACGCAGGCCAGGCGAGGTGTGCCGCCGGAAGGCCTCGTCGGCCGCCGCGGTGGTCTCTTCCGCGCCCAGGGACGGCACGGCCACTGCGCCGCGAAGGGGACGGAACGAGGCCGAGCTCGAGCTATCGGCGGCGTAGGTcatggcgaggaggaagcggctgCCGGATTTTCTGGGGAGGAGGAGGAATTGGGCGGTGGGAGGGAAGGAGCAGGAGGATGGGCGGAGGTGGAGCATTTCGAGGACTGGGAGTTGAGGTTTTTGAGATTTGAGGGGGCGATGGGGAAGATGGCAAGGGAGGAGGAAGGTGGAGGGAAGAGTGCGGAGGCGTGCCACGTGGGGATATTTGAATGGTGCTACGTGGATGGCTGTGAACCTGTAGATGAAACTGGATAGTGTGGGCCATGGAAAGTGATGGACCAGGATGTCGGTGTATCGAATGTGATTCCGGAGTGGCAAGTTTCAGACGCTTTTTTTCCTATCAGGATAGACTGGAAGGTTTAATAAGACGACTTGTTGGCTTAACATATTATGGGTTTCAAGAAAGGTTTTAGGTGAAATGCTCATTCTATCCTCAACCTTCTCTCTCATGTGAACAGTTCCTGACCGCTCTCCTTCCCTGATTTCGCTCGGCGCCTCTCCCGTTCTCCGTCGGCGGCTCTGCTGGTTGGCGGGGGGATGGGAGAGGAGGCATGGGCTATAGTGTAGATAGTAGATCTAGGGCTAGGCTTGTTTCCTCCGTGGAGTATGGCGCTATGCCGAGTGGATCGACGCCATGGATGCAACCGAGCTGCATCTGGAAACTGGTTGTGGTACTGCTCTTTGCTATGGTGCTCTAGTGGTCAGAGCTAAAGATGGAAACGAGTTTGGACGCAGCCCCCCTACTAAATAAGCTCGAAGGCCTGCCTCCAGATCTTGTAGGCTGGTTCCCTGAGGAACTCCATCATCGCCACCTTCTTTGCTTGCCTCTCCTAGCCTGTGGCAGGAGTCCGGGATCTGATGGCGAGTGGGTTTCCCCGCTGCGATGgtggagtacctctgctgctctagtTGTCCTCTGGTTGCTCTCTTCAATTCATTTTCATGCTCCATGGTGGAGATAAGGGAGGGTGACGAGGTAGCTGCTAGAAAATTGGGGCGGCAGTGCAGTTCAAGAACCACCATTTGGAGCACCTCTTTGGCAATCCTTGAAGATTTGCCGAAATATTTTGCCTTGAGTAGGCttttcaagccggtgagatttttCGGCGATATTTCAACCTCCTTCGTGAGGTCTCTTCTGAGTTTGGACGATGAGCGCTTTCCCGGGACAAAGACAAGTGGTGTAGTCCCCGTCTATGTCCATGGTTGCAGCGTGCAGAGCTCGTTGCTCCACGGTGTAGAAGAAGAACTTGATTGCGTTCTTCCATCTTTATGCAAGGCCTTCTTGCAAAAACCAGGGATCCAtatgtaattttcttttcttacGGAATCCTTTGTAATAACTTGTACCTGCATCGTCGCTATTTATGAAGGTTCTAGCCCCTCCGGGGTGCTCCTTGTTTAAAAAAAGGTTTTAGGTAGGATCTATGAGAACAATTATTTTAAAAAGGCAAAACATGTTTAAATATTCCGAAAAAAACGACAACACAAATATGCGTTACATATGCGAGGTCAAAAATCTGCAAGTTCAAGATAAATTTAgatgtgaatagtgtgaaatactattcAGCCAGATCTAACACTATTCACATtcaaatttttctttttttgtttctccaagtgtAGGTCAAGTTTTGAGCTAACATttcttggagttgtagatacaactCATAGACACGTTGTATatcattttcagattttttcacaTTTTTAAACTATGTTTTCCACAAGTTGATCCTACGATCTTATCTAATGGAGAGATCCTATACAAGTATGTGTGGAGGGGTGCCACGTGGTGAGAGCTGAATGGCGCTACGTGGATGGTTGTGAGCCTATAGATCAAACTGGATAGTGCGGGCCATGGAAAGGGCTGGACCTGGATTTCAGTGTATTGGCATTATAGGATAGCAATTGTCACCTAAAAACCTAAATTGttggtactccctccataccgataCAAGGTACATGCCGTATAATTTATATTATTGATTTTTTTAATATGAATTGATCTATATAAGTTttgtggtatatatatatatatctcataTCTCGTTAACCAAATTAATGATCAAAGCATTTTCTAAACTACGCGAAGCCTAATTATGAAGGGAGGAACATACCTACTGTTTTCGTTGTTTGGTATGCCAATATGCCATTCTCCAAAGAACAACCAAACCGttctcaaatatccaaatggtcgtAGTGTTTTCATTGTATGCATGTAAATACAGGCACCCAAATTATGGTAGATGTTACTTTAGATAAATATTGGCAAGAGATGACTTTAAATAAATTGGTAGGCGATATTGCGAAATTCTAAACTTGGGCTTAAAGGGATTAAAACTGCCAGTACTAGTAAGATGTACACCTGTGTCTTCTTTTATGGAAGCCATCTTAGTCGCCCCAAAGTGGCTGGGGTGTTTGTTACAGATATGAATTGGCCAATTGGGCTCATATTTTTCGAATTTCCCACATGGTGATAGTGTCaggcaaaaaagaaaaagattatcTGCTTATACAATCCAATAAGTTTGTCAAATAAAGTTTGCCATCCTCAGGAGAACAGAACATGTGCACAACATCATGAAAACACGAACATTTAGTAACCCGAAAGAGAGATGCACCGTTCACTAAGTAGGCAAAAAAACAATTACACGATTATAAAGACATCTGGTAGTCCAAAAACAATTATTAGGCTATAAAGATATGTGGTACCTCTCAGTTATCTCTTTGTGTCTACAAAAGAATGGATTATAATAACAACATATTGACGAAAATATGATCTCCAGTAGCCAGGAACTAACGAGTCAAATAGAGTAAAAGGGCGCGAATGAGACTGATAAGAACTTACAGGAAGCACGATAGATTACAACTGAGGGTAGTATCATTGTTATCAATATTGCCACATCCCTACCCATGGAGCAGCGACTACAGGTTTTCGCAGTCACTGCAGCAGCAACCTGCCTCTCAAGGCCCAAATCCGCGTTACTAGGCTTTAGTATTGATTGACTTCACAATTTTTACATGAAGAGAGAAAAAGAGCAAGAGTGCTCATGTAGTTGAACCATGTGTTGAGGGCAAAGAATCAGGTTGAAGTCAAACAGACTTATAATTGCTGAATATCTTCAGTAAGCTGTCGAGAGTTTCAGGGTCAAATTTTCTAGCAAAAAGGTAGCATGGACTCTTTGATCCGTTCCACAAACAAGGCTGCTGTGTCATAAGTTTCTGAAAATAGAACAAAACTAGAATAAGCATCTCATATAGTTGAGAAGGCATGATAGAATCATATGCATGGGATGGTTATTTAAAGTTGCAAAAAATCATTTAAAATGTGTAAAGTAGCTGATAACCCACAAAAAGATAAATATAGAATGTACAATTTATTTGTTGTTCTTTGACAAGTCAAATATTGATCACAGAGTGTTGCCCATACCTTGTCATCACTTGTTACATGGAAGCTCTCATCAACAGACTGCATAATACATTAGAATatattacccgcaaaaaaaaatacaTTAGAATATATCAATGTAAGGATTATGCAACTAAACGGAAAAATATGTAA contains:
- the LOC124661169 gene encoding cryptochrome DASH, chloroplastic/mitochondrial-like, producing MLHLRPSSCSFPPTAQFLLLPRKSGSRFLLAMTYAADSSSSASFRPLRGAVAVPSLGAEETTAAADEAFRRHTSPGLRRAGSGVAVVWFRNDLRVLDNEALARAWAASEAVLPVYCVDPRVLGGATHRFGFPKTGALRAQFLIECLGDLKRNLQKRGLDLLIRHGKPEDVLPSIVKSVSAHTVYAHKETCSEELLVELLVRRGLEQVVIPQVGTPSNQNKPLNPKLQLIWGATMYHIDDLPFPVSNLPDVYTQFRKAVESKSSGRSCSKLPPSLGPAPSSGVAEIGGWGSVPTLESLGLSVTKAEKGMYFIGGESAALGRVHEYFWKNDQLKVYKETRNGMLGPDYSTKFSPWLASGSLSPRYVCEEVKRYEKQRVANDSTYWVLFELIWRDYFRFLSEKYGNSIFHLGGPRKVVSKWSQDQTLFESWRDGRTGYPLIDANMKELLATGFMSNRGRQIVCSFLVRDMGIDWRMGAEWFETCLLDYDPASNYGNWTYGSGVGNDPREDRYFSIPKQVSIKTK